A genomic segment from Solidesulfovibrio carbinolicus encodes:
- a CDS encoding acyltransferase, with amino-acid sequence MTESLRDYMGQADASALSAYLRTRAATPGRYVLEQLPQWLLGWIPGLPGIALRHVAYRPLLAPGSARPVIEDGVELFHAATIRLGASVYIDRGARLHASRAAIEIGDCCRVMRGAYVCSYVSRAVPGEGIRLGPRCWVGVGSVLASGQGGLFLGEGVLIGPGATLVTGDHDFSRHDLSSIDQDYVGSPIVIGDNVWIGAGATVVGGVTIGDRAVIAAGAVVTRDVAGGEVVGGVPARPLAR; translated from the coding sequence ATGACAGAAAGCCTTCGCGACTACATGGGCCAGGCCGACGCCTCGGCCCTTTCCGCCTATCTGCGGACCCGGGCGGCCACGCCCGGGCGCTACGTCCTGGAACAACTTCCCCAATGGCTCCTGGGCTGGATCCCGGGCCTGCCCGGCATCGCCCTGCGCCATGTGGCCTACCGGCCGCTTCTGGCCCCGGGTTCGGCCCGGCCGGTCATCGAGGACGGGGTGGAGCTGTTCCATGCCGCCACCATCCGCCTGGGGGCCTCGGTCTACATCGACCGGGGCGCGCGGCTGCACGCCTCCCGGGCGGCCATCGAGATCGGGGATTGCTGCCGCGTCATGCGCGGGGCGTATGTGTGTTCTTACGTGTCCCGGGCCGTGCCCGGCGAGGGCATCCGGCTGGGGCCGCGCTGCTGGGTCGGGGTGGGCAGCGTGCTGGCCTCGGGCCAGGGCGGACTGTTTTTAGGCGAAGGGGTGCTGATCGGGCCGGGGGCGACCCTGGTCACCGGGGACCATGATTTCAGCCGGCACGACCTATCCTCCATCGATCAGGACTATGTCGGCTCGCCCATCGTCATCGGCGACAATGTGTGGATCGGGGCCGGGGCCACGGTGGTGGGCGGGGTGACCATCGGCGACCGGGCGGTCATCGCCGCCGGCGCGGTGGTGACCCGGGACGTAGCCGGCGGCGAAGTGGTCGGCGGCGTGCCGGCCCGGCCGCTGGCCAGGTAG
- a CDS encoding recombinase family protein produces MQGQRIGYVRVSSLDQNPGRQLELVRADKVFVDMASGKDTRRPQLEALLDFVREGDVVAVHSMDRLARNLDDLRRLVQGLVRRGVRVEFVKEGLHFTGEDSPMAQLLLSVMGAFAEFERALIRERQREGIALAKLRGAYRGRKKKLSSEQGAELRRRAAAGEKKAQLAREFGVSRETLYQYLKTGG; encoded by the coding sequence GTGCAGGGCCAACGCATCGGCTACGTCCGTGTCAGCAGTCTGGACCAGAACCCGGGACGGCAGCTTGAGCTGGTCCGGGCGGATAAGGTGTTCGTCGACATGGCCTCGGGCAAGGACACACGGCGGCCGCAGCTTGAAGCGTTGCTCGATTTCGTGCGCGAGGGCGACGTGGTGGCGGTGCACAGCATGGACCGCCTGGCCCGCAACCTCGACGATCTGCGCCGTTTGGTCCAGGGGCTGGTCCGGCGCGGCGTGCGCGTCGAGTTCGTGAAGGAAGGCCTGCATTTCACCGGCGAGGATTCGCCCATGGCCCAGCTGTTGCTGTCGGTGATGGGCGCGTTCGCCGAATTCGAACGAGCCCTGATCCGGGAACGCCAGCGCGAGGGGATCGCCCTGGCCAAGCTGCGCGGCGCTTACCGGGGCCGCAAGAAGAAGCTCTCGTCCGAGCAGGGGGCCGAACTGCGCCGCCGGGCCGCCGCCGGCGAGAAGAAAGCCCAGCTCGCCCGCGAGTTCGGCGTCAGCCGCGAAACCTTGTATCAGTATCTCAAAACGGGCGGCTGA